Proteins encoded together in one Miscanthus floridulus cultivar M001 chromosome 16, ASM1932011v1, whole genome shotgun sequence window:
- the LOC136511608 gene encoding uncharacterized protein yields the protein MAADDAARSSRRMDLNLYLGLPRAPRARRPDLGSDLALGTPMLSSSSPSSSAASADAPPLETDPLHPPYSPSRADLVRPPTPAHEPYNPFAPEAHPPYVPPPPLPVPGALPVLADELEFGFSDAHLSLVERLDRPSSSTASSPFRPDRAERYRRLMSLGGSRYFRPRRFRSDLPPLSSEAPSLENDAAAQPLEPEEPVHDTVEENKVVADGAVVGVSEDDGTEHGKSAAMFECNICFEMADEPVVTSCGHLFCWPCLYQWLHVHSSHKECPVCKGEVTEGNITPIYGRGNSGSDTEKKVAEDCNASGPKIPPRPHGNRLESFRQQFHHLRPISRRLGEAHGFLSTWRRIVDQHLANSMSRLEGAPEPSVSETAQHASRLGRMTTRLRARRLQSEAENTTSVVSSAPDSGQPGNNTSDLARRSSSPFHSEGMDLLRHIAFAGLEDTERFATAVSELRRIARPSPYGASTSSNPPNPEPVDGTHIATALAADQASNSSTMAVIQEDAAFTESAGEPSNAGSSRSLRRRRGSDALGSLDVDGGDLHQNKRRRLN from the coding sequence ATGGCCGCCGATGACGCGGCGCGGAGCAGCAGACGGATGGATCTGAACCTCTACCTCGGCCTCCCCCGCGCCCCGCGCGCCCGCCGCCCCGATCTCGGCTCCGACCTCGCGCTTGGCACCCCGATGCTGTCTTcatcgtctccctcgtcgtcggctGCCTCCGCGGACGCGCCGCCGCTGGAGACGGATCCACTCCACCCGCCCTACTCGCCGTCCCGCGCCGACCTGGTGCGCCCGCCGACCCCGGCGCACGAGCCCTACAACCCGTTCGCGCCCGAAGCGCACCCGCCCTACGTGCCTCCACCACCACTGCCGGTTCCAGGGGCTTTACCTGTGCTCGCTGATGAGCTTGAGTTCGGTTTTTCCGACGCGCACCTCAGTCTGGTCGAGCGTTTGGACCGGCCGTCGTCGTCGACCGCATCCTCTCCCTTCCGCCCGGATCGTGCTGAGCGCTACCGCCGCTTGATGTCCTTGGGCGGGTCTCGCTACTTCCGGCCAAGACGGTTCCGGTCCGACCTTCCACCTCTCAGCTCAGAGGCCCCTAGCCTGGAGAATGATGCTGCAGCGCAACCACTTGAACCGGAAGAGCCTGTCCATGATACCGTGGAGGAGAACAAGGTGGTTGCCGATGGTGCTGTTGTGGGTGTCTCAGAGGACGATGGAACAGAGCATGGTAAGAGTGCTGCAATGTTCGAGTGTAATATCTGTTTTGAAATGGCTGATGAACCAGTGGTTACCTCCTGCGGCCATCTCTTCTGCTGGCCTTGTTTATATCAGTGGTTGCATGTCCACTCCAGCCATAAGGAGTGCCCTGTCTGCAAAGGAGAGGTTACTGAAGGGAATATCACTCCTATCTATGGGAGAGGGAATTCAGGTTCAGATACTGAGAAGAAGGTTGCAGAGGATTGCAATGCATCTGGCCCCAAGATTCCACCAAGGCCACATGGGAATCGGCTAGAGAGTTTCCGGCAGCAGTTCCACCATTTGCGgcccatatctagaaggcttggGGAGGCGCATGGATTTTTGTCTACGTGGAGGCGCATTGTTGATCAGCATTTGGCGAATAGCATGAGTAGACTTGAAGGGGCTCCTGAACCATCTGTCTCGGAAACTGCTCAGCATGCAAGCCGTTTGGGCCGAATGACTACTAGGTTGAGAGCGAGGAGGTTGCAAAGCGAAGCGGAAAACACTACATCCGTTGTTTCATCTGCACCAGATAGTGGGCAGCCTGGAAACAATACATCCGATCTGGCAAGGCGCTCTTCAAGTCCGTTTCACTCAGAAGGGATGGATTTATTGCGACACATTGCCTTCGCTGGTCTTGAAGACACAGAAAGGTTTGCGACTGCTGTCAGTGAACTAAGGCGAATTGCTAGGCCAAGCCCCTATGGGGCATCAACTTCATCAAACCCACCAAATCCTGAGCCTGTTGATGGAACTCATATTGCCACAGCACTGGCTGCAGATCAAGCTTCTAATTCGAGCACCATGGCGGTGATTCAGGAAGATGCGGCTTTTACTGAAAGTGCTGGAGAACCTAGTAATGCAGGGTCTTCAAGATccctgagaagaagaagaggaagtgaTGCCTTAGGTTCTTTGGATGTGGATGGTGGAGACCTACATCAGAATAAGAGAAGGCGGCTGAACTAA